Proteins from one Bacteroidota bacterium genomic window:
- a CDS encoding DUF4783 domain-containing protein, whose product MKNHINKNLLVFLLVPLLIMATTASNLDSIAQAIRTGNAKELASFFDTTIEIKINDKEGAYSKAQAEQVVKDFFVKNPPKGFSFMHDGESGGSAYYAIGSLTTANGKFRTYVYLKKKGESYLIQELSFENE is encoded by the coding sequence ATGAAAAATCACATCAATAAAAATCTGCTTGTATTTCTACTTGTTCCATTATTAATTATGGCGACAACTGCGAGCAATCTCGACTCAATTGCACAAGCAATACGCACGGGAAACGCAAAAGAACTCGCTTCCTTTTTTGATACTACCATTGAAATAAAAATAAATGATAAAGAAGGTGCTTACAGTAAAGCACAAGCCGAGCAAGTGGTAAAAGATTTTTTTGTAAAAAATCCACCCAAGGGTTTTAGTTTTATGCACGATGGCGAATCGGGAGGTAGCGCATATTATGCAATAGGTTCATTAACTACGGCAAATGGAAAATTCAGAACGTATGTGTATCTCAAGAAAAAAGGTGAGTCTTATTTAATTCAGGAATTAAGTTTTGAAAATGAATGA